The Thermus filiformis genome contains a region encoding:
- the rodA gene encoding rod shape-determining protein RodA, giving the protein MRPSLLAYDWSLLLLVTLIGVFGLFNLRSAAPDPGLLVRQGVALGLGVLALGAVQLLDRKRLFAWAYPLYALSLLLLALVLVLGREINGARAWFVFGPIQFQPSELAKIALLLVLGKALEGRPIRRVWDYALPLALALPVVGLVLIEPDLGGTLVLLFGVFVVLFVRGLPWKHLLLGTALVLLLVPTVVWPNLKPYQRERVLIVLDPYRDPLGQGFQVIQSTIAIGSGGFLGKGYGQGTQTQLGFVPFRHTDFIFAVLAEEWGFVGAVAVLALYLLLLVRLFTMALECPRMSDRLVLSGIGGVLGFQVAANVGVALGVLPVTGLTLPLFSYGGSSLVMTFLMLGVALLLHRDRVREV; this is encoded by the coding sequence ATGAGGCCGAGCCTCCTGGCCTACGACTGGAGCCTCCTGCTCCTGGTCACCCTCATCGGCGTCTTCGGCCTCTTCAACCTCCGCAGCGCCGCCCCCGATCCGGGCCTTCTGGTCCGCCAAGGGGTGGCCCTGGGGCTTGGGGTCCTGGCCCTGGGGGCGGTCCAGCTTCTGGACCGGAAGCGGCTCTTCGCCTGGGCCTACCCCCTGTACGCCCTCTCCCTCCTGCTTCTGGCCCTGGTCCTGGTTCTGGGCCGGGAGATCAACGGGGCCCGGGCCTGGTTCGTGTTCGGCCCCATCCAGTTCCAGCCCTCGGAGCTCGCCAAGATCGCCCTCCTCCTCGTCCTGGGGAAGGCCCTGGAGGGCCGCCCCATCCGAAGGGTCTGGGACTACGCCCTGCCCCTGGCCCTGGCCCTGCCGGTGGTGGGCCTGGTCTTGATAGAGCCGGATTTGGGGGGGACCTTGGTCCTCCTCTTCGGCGTCTTCGTGGTCCTCTTCGTCCGGGGCCTGCCCTGGAAGCACCTTCTTTTGGGGACAGCCCTGGTCCTCCTCCTGGTGCCCACCGTGGTCTGGCCCAACCTCAAGCCCTACCAGCGGGAGCGGGTCCTCATCGTCTTGGACCCCTACCGCGACCCCTTGGGCCAGGGCTTCCAGGTGATCCAGTCCACCATCGCCATCGGCTCCGGGGGGTTTTTGGGCAAGGGGTACGGCCAGGGGACGCAGACGCAGCTGGGCTTCGTCCCCTTCCGCCACACCGACTTCATCTTCGCCGTTTTGGCCGAGGAGTGGGGGTTCGTGGGGGCGGTGGCGGTCTTGGCCCTCTACCTCCTCCTCCTCGTCCGCCTCTTCACCATGGCCCTGGAGTGCCCAAGGATGTCGGACCGGCTGGTCCTTTCGGGGATCGGGGGGGTCCTGGGCTTCCAGGTGGCGGCGAACGTGGGGGTGGCCCTGGGGGTCCTGCCCGTGACGGGCCTCACCCTGCCCCTTTTCTCCTACGGGGGGAGCAGCCTGGTGATGACCTTCCTGATGCTGGGCGTGGCCCTCCTCCTGCACCGCGACCGGGTGCGGGAAGTGTAA
- a CDS encoding ABC transporter ATP-binding protein, protein MAVDWVVRLSGVRKAYGSVRAVDGVDLEVRRGEFLSLLGPSGCGKTTLLRLLAGFETPDAGRVEIAGRDMAGVPPYRRPVNTVFQNYALFPHMTVEANVAFGLRMKGLPPGEVRKKVAWALELVGLLGLERRFPHQLSGGQKQRVALARALVLEPLVLLLDEPLSALDARLRQELRVELMQLQRRLGTTFVFVTHDQEEALVMSDRIAVMREGRLEQLGLPEEVYERPRNRFVAEFLGRSNFIPARPHPLGAETPLGVLRLPQGLQAPGELVIRPEKMRLYKAPPDLPNLVRARVAEIVYTGAENQYLLQANGHTLLAYTLNQDLQEPGAEEFGYGEEVYCYLPPENLVVLHE, encoded by the coding sequence CTGGCCGTGGACTGGGTGGTGCGCCTTTCGGGGGTGCGGAAGGCCTACGGGTCGGTCCGGGCGGTGGACGGGGTGGACCTCGAGGTCCGGCGGGGGGAGTTCCTGAGCCTCCTGGGCCCCTCGGGCTGCGGGAAGACCACCCTCCTGCGGCTTTTGGCCGGGTTTGAGACCCCGGACGCGGGGAGGGTGGAGATCGCGGGCCGGGACATGGCCGGGGTCCCCCCCTACCGCAGGCCGGTGAACACCGTCTTCCAGAACTACGCCCTCTTTCCCCACATGACCGTGGAGGCCAACGTGGCCTTCGGGCTCCGGATGAAGGGGCTTCCGCCGGGGGAGGTGCGGAAGAAGGTGGCCTGGGCCCTGGAGCTGGTGGGGCTTTTGGGGTTGGAAAGGCGTTTTCCCCACCAGCTCTCCGGGGGGCAGAAGCAGCGGGTGGCCCTGGCCCGGGCCCTGGTCCTGGAGCCCTTGGTCCTCCTCCTGGACGAGCCCCTCTCCGCCTTGGACGCCCGGCTTCGCCAGGAACTCCGGGTGGAGCTCATGCAGCTCCAAAGGCGGCTGGGCACCACTTTCGTCTTCGTCACCCACGACCAGGAGGAGGCTTTGGTGATGTCCGACCGGATCGCGGTGATGCGGGAGGGCCGGCTCGAGCAGCTGGGCCTCCCCGAGGAGGTCTACGAGCGGCCCCGGAACCGCTTTGTGGCCGAGTTTTTGGGGCGGAGCAACTTCATCCCCGCCAGGCCCCACCCCCTGGGGGCGGAGACCCCCCTGGGCGTCCTCCGCCTCCCTCAGGGCCTCCAGGCCCCGGGGGAGCTTGTGATCCGCCCGGAGAAGATGCGCCTGTATAAGGCCCCCCCGGACCTGCCCAACCTGGTGCGGGCCCGGGTGGCGGAGATCGTGTACACGGGGGCGGAGAACCAGTACCTGCTCCAGGCGAACGGGCACACCCTGCTGGCCTACACCCTGAACCAGGACCTGCAGGAGCCGGGGGCGGAGGAGTTTGGCTACGGGGAGGAGGTCTACTGCTACCTTCCCCCGGAGAACCTGGTGGTCCTCCATGAATGA
- a CDS encoding ABC transporter permease, with protein MNEAATPWLRFLRLLVTVVPGAVWLVLFVLLPTLLVLYASFLQRGPYGELTGPPGLGNYLRLLDPLYLEVFLRSLALGALTTLGALLLGLPLAFYIARHPRKDLLLFLLVLPFLTNFLIRVYAWLVLLQREGVVNALLGLFHLGPWELYPSYWAVLLATVYTYLPFFVLPVYASVERIDWQLLEAAYDLGATPRRGFWHAVLPQVYPGLFAGAVLVFIPAMGTFVISDLLGAGRVVLIGNLIQQQFGLVRDWAFGAALSVVLMAFVLLFLYVYARIQGERGLEELV; from the coding sequence ATGAATGAGGCGGCGACCCCCTGGCTCCGCTTCCTGCGGCTTCTGGTCACCGTGGTCCCGGGGGCGGTCTGGCTGGTCCTCTTCGTCCTCCTGCCCACTCTCTTGGTCCTCTACGCCTCCTTCCTTCAGCGGGGGCCCTACGGGGAGCTCACCGGCCCCCCCGGCCTCGGCAACTACCTGCGCCTTCTGGACCCCCTGTACCTCGAGGTCTTCCTGCGCAGCCTGGCCCTGGGGGCCCTGACCACCCTCGGGGCCCTCCTCCTGGGCCTGCCCCTGGCCTTCTACATCGCCCGCCATCCCCGGAAGGACCTTCTCCTCTTCCTCCTGGTCCTCCCCTTCCTCACCAACTTCCTCATCCGGGTCTACGCCTGGCTGGTCCTCCTCCAGCGGGAGGGGGTGGTGAACGCCCTCCTGGGCCTTTTCCACCTGGGCCCCTGGGAGCTCTACCCCTCCTACTGGGCCGTTCTTTTGGCCACGGTGTACACCTATCTGCCCTTCTTCGTCCTCCCGGTCTACGCCTCGGTGGAGCGGATAGACTGGCAGCTCCTCGAGGCCGCCTACGACCTGGGGGCCACCCCAAGGAGGGGGTTCTGGCACGCGGTTTTGCCCCAGGTCTACCCGGGGCTTTTTGCGGGGGCGGTCTTAGTCTTCATCCCCGCCATGGGCACCTTCGTCATCTCCGACCTTTTGGGGGCGGGCCGGGTGGTCCTCATCGGCAACCTGATCCAGCAGCAGTTCGGTCTGGTGCGGGACTGGGCCTTTGGGGCGGCCTTGAGCGTGGTCCTGATGGCCTTCGTCCTCCTCTTTCTCTACGTCTACGCCCGGATCCAGGGGGAGAGGGGGCTGGAGGAGCTGGTATGA